A segment of the Amycolatopsis thermophila genome:
AACTGCATGAGCGCGACGGCGCCGGCGATGAGCGCGAGGGCCGTCCGCAACCACGCGAGGAAGGTGCGCTCGTTGGCGAGCGTGAAGCGGTAGTCGGGCTCCTCCCCCTCTTCGTACCAGCGCGGGCTCATGCTCCTCACGTTACTGTTCGCCCTGGTGACACCCCTGGGGGACCGTCACGCCTCACGCGCCCGGGGCAGCCCGACCGGGCCTTCGTGCAGGTCGTCGAACAGGTCACCGAACTCGTCGACCCGGTCGAGGACGTCGTCGCTGAGGAACTTCAGCTGCGCGGGGCGCCGGCAGCCCGCCACCTCGTCCCAGGTGACCGGCGTCGAGACCGTCGGCTCCTCGCGTCCGCGCAGCGAGTACGGCGCGACCGTCGTCTTGTGCGGGTTGTTCTGGCTCCAGTCGATGAAGACCTTGCCCGGCCGCAGGCTCTTCTTCATCACCGCCGTGACCTCGCCGGGCGTCTCCGCGGCCAGCTTCTTCGCCGCGGCCTTGGCGTAGGCCGAGGTGTCCTCCGGGGTCGCCGTGCGCACCGCCGCGTAGAGCTGCATCCCCTTCGACCCGCTGGTCTTCGCGTACAGCCGCAGCCCGTCGGCCGCGAGCAGGTCCCGCAGCCGCTCGGCGACGCGGCAGCACTCGACGATCGTCGCCGGCTCGCCCGGATCGAGGTCGAACACCAGCAGGTCCGGGTTGCGCCGCGCGCCGCGCGGACCGACCTGCCACTGCGGCACGTGCAACTCCAGGGCCGCGAGGTTGGCCGCCCATATCAGCGTCGGCACGTCGTTGACCAGCGGGTACGCGTTCACATCGGCGCTCTGCCCGCGCCCGCCGCCGGCGATGCGCGCCGTCTTCACCCACGAGGGCGCGTGCCGTCCGGCGTCCTTCTCGTAGAACGGGTTCGAGTCGACGCCGTTCGGCCAGCGGCGGAAGGTCAGCGCCCGGTCGCGCAGGTGCGGCAGGATCACCGGCGCGATGCGCGCGTAGTAGTCGATCACCTGGCCCTTGGTGAACCCGGCCGCCGGGTAGAGGACCTTGTCCAGGTTGGACAGCGACAGCCGGCGCCCGTCGACCTGCACCGTCACCCTGTCCTCGGCCATGCCCCTCAGGTTGCCGCACCGGCACCGGCCACGCATCCCACCGTTGTGTCGCTGACCGGAACAAAGTGGCGCGGGAACCGGTACAGTGGAGAAGAAGCTGCACCGATACCGTTCCTCTCAGCGGAACGCTACTCCTCGAGGACCTTCGGCTTTGACCACCAAGAGTACCGCCGGACGCAAGCTCGCACCGGCCACCGACAACACCGGCACCGAGGCCGCGGCGCGGGTCGCCGACGTGCTCCTGCTCTTCGCCGGCGGCCCCCGGTACCTCGGGGTGAGCGCGATCAGCCGCGAGCTGGGCCTGTCCAAGGCGGTCGTCTTCCGGATCCTGCAGTCGCTGGTGTCGCGCGAGCTGCTGGCCACCGACCCCGGCGTGAACGGGTACCGCCTGGGCCAGGCCGCGGCCGCGCTCGGGGCGAGCGCCCTGCGCCGGTTCGACGCCCGCACCGTGGCGACGCCGATACTGCGCCGGCTGCGCGACGAGACCGGGGAGACGACCACGCTGTCCGGTTTGGTCGGTGACGAGCGCGTGTACCTGGACCAGTTCGAAAGCCCGCGCGAGATCAAGATGACGGTCGAGATCGGCCGCCGCTTCCCGCTGCACGCGGGCTCGTCGGGGAAGGTGATCCTGGCCTTCCTGCCCGAGGACCGGCAGGAATCCGTGCTGCGACGGCCGTTGGACCCGCTGACCGACAAGACGATCACCGATCTGGAGGCCCTCCGGGCCGCACTGGCGGAAACCGCCCGCGAGGGCGTGGCGGTGTCACTGGGCGAACGCCAAGCCGGGGCGGGTTCGGTGGCCGCACCGCTGTTCGGCCCCGACGGAGAGGTCCACGGCTCCATCTCCATCTGCGGCCCCCAATACCGCTTCACCCCGGAAGCGATCGAGCGCTACCGCACCCTGATCAAAGCCGCGTCGAACGAAATCCGCGACAACTGGACCTGGCTCCGCGACAGCGAAGCAGGCCGCGCCTAGCGCGGAATCCCGGAG
Coding sequences within it:
- the ligD gene encoding non-homologous end-joining DNA ligase, which produces MAEDRVTVQVDGRRLSLSNLDKVLYPAAGFTKGQVIDYYARIAPVILPHLRDRALTFRRWPNGVDSNPFYEKDAGRHAPSWVKTARIAGGGRGQSADVNAYPLVNDVPTLIWAANLAALELHVPQWQVGPRGARRNPDLLVFDLDPGEPATIVECCRVAERLRDLLAADGLRLYAKTSGSKGMQLYAAVRTATPEDTSAYAKAAAKKLAAETPGEVTAVMKKSLRPGKVFIDWSQNNPHKTTVAPYSLRGREEPTVSTPVTWDEVAGCRRPAQLKFLSDDVLDRVDEFGDLFDDLHEGPVGLPRAREA
- a CDS encoding IclR family transcriptional regulator: MTTKSTAGRKLAPATDNTGTEAAARVADVLLLFAGGPRYLGVSAISRELGLSKAVVFRILQSLVSRELLATDPGVNGYRLGQAAAALGASALRRFDARTVATPILRRLRDETGETTTLSGLVGDERVYLDQFESPREIKMTVEIGRRFPLHAGSSGKVILAFLPEDRQESVLRRPLDPLTDKTITDLEALRAALAETAREGVAVSLGERQAGAGSVAAPLFGPDGEVHGSISICGPQYRFTPEAIERYRTLIKAASNEIRDNWTWLRDSEAGRA